The genome window AGCCGCTCCAGCACTTCTTCGCGTCGCGCTCCTTTGGGCAACATATCGTTCTGAAGTATAGCCCGTCCCTCTCGCCACGAAGTGGCAGAGAAGAATGAGCCAAAGACCTTTTCGTAGACGTCTCCACACCGAAGGAACAGATACACTCGCTCGCGACCCAGGGCCCGACTCCCGATCCGTAGGGCAAGACTCCGAGAACGCGAACATGGAAACAGAAGTCATCATCGTGGGCGCCGGGCCGATCGGCCTGGAAACCGCCGTCGCGCTCCAGCGGGAGGGCATTTCCCACCTCCATTTCGAAGCCGCCTCGATCGGTTCGACCATTGGTTGGTACGCACCGGACACGCATTTTTTCTCCTCGCCGGAGCGCATCGCCATCGCCGGCGTTCCGCTCCAGACGCGCGACCAGTCCAAGGCGACCCGCGAGGAATACCTTCTCTACCTGCGGACCGTGGTGCAGCAATTCGACCTCAACGTGCGGACCTACGAACGGGTGACCGCCATCGACAAACAAGGGAACGGCGGTTTTCGGGTATCGACCGAAGGCCGAAGCGGTCAACGTACCTGGACGGCAGAGAAGGTGGTACTCGCCATCGGCGACATGCATCTGCCGCGGCGGCTAGGGATCCCCGGCGAGGATCTACCGCACGTCAGCCACTACTTCGAGGATCCGCACCGCTACTTCAAGAACCGAGTGCTGGTGGTGGGCGGCAAGAATTCCGCCGTCGAGGCGGTGATCCGCCTCCACCGGGTAGGTGCCCAGCCGACCCTCTCCTACCGCGGACCGGATCTCGACCCGGACCGCATCAAATTCTGGCTGCTGCCGGACATCCGGGCGCTGATCCGCGACCGGCGGGTACCCTTCCTGCCGGCAACCTCACCCGTCGAGATCCAGCCGGAACGGGTGGTGCTCGAGCACATCGAGAGCGGCAAGCGAGAAGAGATCGAGGCGGACTTCGTCCTGCTCCTCACCGGCTACGTGCAGGACGCGAGTCTGTACGAGGGAGCGGGCATTGCCCTCCAAGGTCCCGGCAAGAAACCTCGCTACGACGAGGCCACCATGGAGACCGACGTGCCGGGGCTCTACGTCGCCGGCACCGGTGCGGCGGGCACCCAGCTCGCCGGCGTCAAGGCCTTCATCGAGACCAGTCACGTGCATGTGGACCGGATCGTCGCCTCCCTCACCGGTCGGCGGCCGCCGGGCTCCGCGGCTCCGGAGTACGAGCTGCCGGAGAGCTGACTTCCGGCGCCAGGGCCGACAGCTCGGCAGACTCGAGAGCTACCGCCAGGATCGGCACCGGGACAGCGAACGTCAGCAGTCTTCGCAACGTCCTGAACATGGGCGGTATGCTACCCGCGCCGTGCCTACCGCGTCGCCCTCCGCTTCACCGCAGTCCTCCCCGCCGGAGGAGGCTTCGCCGACCGCGGATCTCGCCATCGTGCTAGGCGGCGGCGGTGCCCGGGCGGCCTACCAGGTGGGAGTGATCCGCACTCTGGCGCGACACCGGCCGGACCTGCGCATCCCGATCATCACCGGCGTTTCCGCCGGCGCCATCAACGCCATTTACCTGGCGTCCCACGCCGGCAATCTCTACGAGACCGCCGAGGGACTCCATCAGCTTTGGGAAGACCTAGAAGTGGACGAAGTCTTCCGGGTGGACGCCCCGTCCCTGAGCCGCCTAGTGCTCGCCTGGGGCCTGCGGCTGGTCACCGGCGGTGCCCGCCGAGCCCGTCGGGTCAGAGCGCTGGTTGACACCGCGCCCCTCGACCGCCTGCTGGCGAACTGCCTGACCAACGTTGGCCGGGAAGTGGTGGGAGTGGAGGCGAACCTGACGGCAGAACGCCTCAAGGCGGTGGCTCTGACCACCCTCGACTACGCCACCGGCCAGACGGTCACCTGGTACCAGGGGCGCGACATCGAAGACTGGGAGCGACCCCACCGCAAGAGCGCCCGCTGCCGCATGACCATCGACCACGTGATGGCCTCGGCCGCCCTGCCGCTCCTCTTTCCGGCCATCCGGTTGGGCAACTCCTGGCACGGCGACGGCGGAGTGCGGCTGACGGCACCGCTGTCACCGGCGCTCCACCTGGGCGCTTCACGGGTGCTGGCCATTTCCACCCGCTACGACCGCAGCCGCGCCGAGGCGGACGAGCCGAACATCACCGGCTACCCGCCGCCGGCGCAGATCCTCGGATTGCTGATGAACGCCATCTTTCTGGACCTGATGGACCAGGATCTATCGCGACTGCAGTTGATGAACCAGGTGATCGCCGACCTGCCGCCGGACCATGGCAAGGACCTGCACCACGTGGAGGTGCAGGTAATGCGGCCGTCTGTCGACCTCGGCAAGCTCGCCGGTCAGTATGAAGTGCGGCTGCCCAAGGTCTTCCGCTTCCTCACCCGCGGCCTCGGCACCCGCGAGACCAAGAGCCCGGATTTCCTGTCGCTGTTGATGTTCCAGCCGGACTACCTACAAAAGCTAGTCGAAATCGGCGAGAACGACGCCGAGGCCCGGATCGAGGAGCTCCTCGCCTTGGTAGATGGCGGGCGGGCGCAGCGGCCCGCCTGACGGAGAGGCTACGCCACCGTCACGCCAGCCTCCAGATACACGTCCTGGATGGCGTTCAGCAGCTCCACTCCCTCGGCCATCGGCCGCTGGAAGGCCTTGCGGCCGGAGATCAGGCCGGCGCCGCCGGCGCGTTTGTTGATCACCGCCGTGCGCACCGCGTCCGCGAGGTCGCTGGCGCCGGACGAGGCGCCGCCAGAGTTGATCAGGCTGGCCCGGCCGGAGTAGCAGTTCACCACCTGCCAGCGCACCAGATCGATCGGATGGTCCGGTACCAGATCACCGTACACCCGGTCGTGGGTGTGGCCGAAGCCGATCGCCGGGTAGCCACCGTTGTTGGTCGCCAACTTCTGCTTGATGATGTCCGCCTGCAGGGTCACGCCGAGGTGGTTCGCCTGGCCGGTGAGATCCGCCGCCGCATGATAGTCGGTCCCGTCCTTCTTGAACCCGCTGTTGCGCAGGTAGCACCACAGCACCGTCGACAATCCCAGCTCGTGAGCCTGGGCGAAGGCCTCGGCGATTTCGACCAGCTCGCGGTCGCAATCCTCGCTGCCAAAGTAGATGGTGGCGCCGACGGCGGCGGCGCCCATATCCCAGGCCTGCTCCACCTGAGCGAACAGGATCTGGTGATAGCTCGACGGGATGGTGAGCATCTCGTTGTGGTTGAGCTTCACCAGGAAGGGAATCTTGTGGGCGTACTTGCGAGCCACCGCCCCCAGCACGCCGACGCTCGACGCCACCGCGTTGCAGCCGCCCTCGATCGCCAACTCCACAATCATCGCCGGATCGAAGTACGCCGGGTTGGGGGCGAAGGAGGCGGCGCCGGAGTGTTCGATGCCCTGGTCCACCGGCAGGATGGAGAGGTAACCGGTACCCGCCAGGCGACCGGTGTTGTGCATCCGCTCCAGGTTGACCAGAACCTGCGGTTTGCGGTCGGAATCGCGCCAGGCATCGTCCGTGTGGCTCGGACCGGGCAGATAGAGATCGCTCTTCGGAACGGCACAGGTGTGCTGGAGCAGGGCGTCGGCTTCGTCGCCGAGCAGTTCCTGAATGCGGTCGATGGTCATGAGTCTCCCCCCTCGGCACCCGCCCGAACCGGATCGCAAACTGCGGTCGGTTTCCAAGTAGCCGTCGAAGTCTGATAGCTAGCAGACTGCAGAGAAGGCGCTTCGCGCATGATCTCAGCAGGTCTGCTAGCGTGTTGTTTTTAGGGGG of Acidobacteriota bacterium contains these proteins:
- a CDS encoding NAD(P)-binding domain-containing protein, with protein sequence METEVIIVGAGPIGLETAVALQREGISHLHFEAASIGSTIGWYAPDTHFFSSPERIAIAGVPLQTRDQSKATREEYLLYLRTVVQQFDLNVRTYERVTAIDKQGNGGFRVSTEGRSGQRTWTAEKVVLAIGDMHLPRRLGIPGEDLPHVSHYFEDPHRYFKNRVLVVGGKNSAVEAVIRLHRVGAQPTLSYRGPDLDPDRIKFWLLPDIRALIRDRRVPFLPATSPVEIQPERVVLEHIESGKREEIEADFVLLLTGYVQDASLYEGAGIALQGPGKKPRYDEATMETDVPGLYVAGTGAAGTQLAGVKAFIETSHVHVDRIVASLTGRRPPGSAAPEYELPES
- a CDS encoding patatin-like phospholipase family protein encodes the protein MPTASPSASPQSSPPEEASPTADLAIVLGGGGARAAYQVGVIRTLARHRPDLRIPIITGVSAGAINAIYLASHAGNLYETAEGLHQLWEDLEVDEVFRVDAPSLSRLVLAWGLRLVTGGARRARRVRALVDTAPLDRLLANCLTNVGREVVGVEANLTAERLKAVALTTLDYATGQTVTWYQGRDIEDWERPHRKSARCRMTIDHVMASAALPLLFPAIRLGNSWHGDGGVRLTAPLSPALHLGASRVLAISTRYDRSRAEADEPNITGYPPPAQILGLLMNAIFLDLMDQDLSRLQLMNQVIADLPPDHGKDLHHVEVQVMRPSVDLGKLAGQYEVRLPKVFRFLTRGLGTRETKSPDFLSLLMFQPDYLQKLVEIGENDAEARIEELLALVDGGRAQRPA
- a CDS encoding class I fructose-bisphosphate aldolase, producing MTIDRIQELLGDEADALLQHTCAVPKSDLYLPGPSHTDDAWRDSDRKPQVLVNLERMHNTGRLAGTGYLSILPVDQGIEHSGAASFAPNPAYFDPAMIVELAIEGGCNAVASSVGVLGAVARKYAHKIPFLVKLNHNEMLTIPSSYHQILFAQVEQAWDMGAAAVGATIYFGSEDCDRELVEIAEAFAQAHELGLSTVLWCYLRNSGFKKDGTDYHAAADLTGQANHLGVTLQADIIKQKLATNNGGYPAIGFGHTHDRVYGDLVPDHPIDLVRWQVVNCYSGRASLINSGGASSGASDLADAVRTAVINKRAGGAGLISGRKAFQRPMAEGVELLNAIQDVYLEAGVTVA